In Symmachiella dynata, the following are encoded in one genomic region:
- a CDS encoding GNAT family N-acetyltransferase, translating to MTSIHIRKGVLEDWPVIAAANSALAAETEGKQLSPEALEPGVRAALLDEHKAQYFVAVIDDRVVGQVMHTREWSDWRNGEIWWLQSVYVVPAHRGCGVFRALYEHVYNLAAANKDVVGLRLYVERENDRAQQTYHKLGMRMPGYHVMEALFEADKSTPQ from the coding sequence ATGACTTCGATACATATCCGAAAAGGGGTACTCGAGGATTGGCCCGTCATTGCCGCCGCCAATTCCGCCCTAGCAGCCGAGACAGAGGGGAAACAGTTATCGCCAGAAGCGCTGGAACCGGGCGTTCGGGCGGCGTTGTTGGATGAGCACAAAGCGCAATACTTTGTCGCCGTGATTGATGACCGCGTCGTAGGGCAAGTGATGCACACACGGGAGTGGAGTGATTGGCGCAACGGAGAAATCTGGTGGCTACAAAGCGTTTATGTTGTCCCTGCGCACCGAGGCTGCGGTGTATTCCGCGCGCTGTATGAGCATGTTTACAACTTAGCGGCCGCGAACAAAGATGTCGTGGGCCTGCGGCTCTATGTTGAGCGAGAGAATGACCGGGCGCAACAGACCTATCACAAACTGGGCATGAGAATGCCGGGTTATCATGTGATGGAAGCATTGTTCGAGGCGGACAAATCAACGCCGCAATAG
- the glmS gene encoding glutamine--fructose-6-phosphate transaminase (isomerizing): MCGIVGYVGGKPASALLVEGLHRLEYRGYDSAGIAVRNGEGINIRKRAGRVGELVKLLDEEPIQGSLGIGHTRWATHGETTDTNSHPHVGGNGEVVLVHNGVIENYASLRESLQVRGYVFKTTTDSEVVAHLIAHHLDECIRMGDDPQDRATIQRTLEMSLKQLKGTYGLAIIFRDHPELLVAIRAGSPLVIGIGHNEYFLASDSSPLVGHTDEVVYLDDHEWAFLSPEGMEIIHRDSGQRAPSIQTLDHVAGNIDLGDFDTYMLKEIFEQPQSLENCLRGRIDDDAASAKFGGLNVDVQDLRHVDRIVLTACGTSWHAALVGEYLIEEFARIPVEVEYASEFRYRNPPMTDRTMTFAITQSGETADTLAALRESRRKGHATMAICNVVGSTIAREADGGIYLHAGPEIGVASTKAFTSQVTSMMLLALYLGRMRHLSFPAGQRLIKQMRQLPQLVEKTLACNEAVAKIATKYFDRNNFLYLGRLYNFPVALEGALKLKEISYIHAEGYPAAEMKHGPIALVDEVTPSVFVVPHGTMYPKVMSNLEEVKARKGPVIAIACEGDKEISAAADDVIFVPDVEEYLQPIVTSIPLQLLAYHIAILRGCNVDRPRNLAKSVTVE; this comes from the coding sequence ATGTGTGGAATCGTGGGGTATGTGGGTGGAAAACCGGCTTCCGCGTTACTGGTCGAAGGGCTGCATCGGCTCGAATACCGCGGTTATGACAGCGCGGGAATCGCCGTTCGCAATGGCGAAGGTATCAACATCCGCAAACGCGCCGGACGCGTGGGCGAACTGGTCAAATTGCTCGACGAGGAACCGATTCAGGGCAGCCTGGGGATCGGCCATACCCGCTGGGCAACACACGGCGAAACAACCGACACCAATTCGCATCCGCATGTCGGCGGCAATGGCGAGGTGGTGTTGGTGCACAACGGCGTGATCGAGAACTATGCGTCGCTACGGGAATCGTTGCAAGTTCGCGGATATGTGTTCAAAACCACGACCGACAGCGAAGTGGTCGCCCATCTCATCGCGCATCATCTGGATGAATGCATTCGCATGGGGGACGATCCCCAGGATCGCGCGACGATTCAACGCACGCTCGAAATGTCATTGAAACAACTCAAAGGGACCTACGGACTGGCGATCATTTTTCGCGATCATCCGGAATTGCTGGTGGCGATCCGAGCCGGTAGTCCGCTGGTGATCGGCATTGGACACAACGAATACTTCCTGGCCAGCGATTCCAGTCCGCTGGTCGGACATACCGACGAAGTCGTCTATCTCGACGATCACGAATGGGCGTTCCTCAGCCCCGAGGGCATGGAAATTATTCATCGTGACTCCGGGCAACGGGCACCCTCGATTCAAACCTTGGATCATGTCGCCGGGAATATCGATTTGGGGGATTTCGATACCTACATGCTCAAGGAGATCTTTGAGCAACCGCAATCACTGGAGAACTGCTTGCGGGGACGGATCGACGATGATGCTGCCAGCGCGAAGTTCGGGGGACTGAACGTCGACGTACAGGATTTGCGGCACGTCGATCGGATTGTCTTAACCGCCTGTGGAACGAGTTGGCATGCGGCGTTGGTCGGAGAATACCTGATTGAAGAATTCGCCCGGATCCCGGTGGAGGTCGAATATGCCAGCGAGTTTCGTTATCGCAACCCTCCCATGACCGACCGCACGATGACGTTCGCCATCACACAAAGCGGCGAGACGGCCGATACGTTGGCGGCGCTGCGAGAAAGCCGCCGCAAAGGGCATGCGACGATGGCGATTTGCAACGTCGTCGGCTCAACGATCGCCCGCGAAGCGGACGGTGGAATCTATCTGCATGCGGGTCCGGAAATCGGTGTCGCCTCGACCAAGGCGTTCACTTCACAAGTCACATCAATGATGTTGTTGGCCCTCTATCTGGGACGCATGCGGCATCTGTCGTTTCCCGCCGGGCAACGTTTGATCAAACAGATGCGACAATTGCCGCAACTGGTCGAAAAAACACTCGCCTGCAACGAGGCTGTCGCGAAAATCGCCACGAAGTATTTCGACCGTAACAATTTCTTGTACCTGGGCCGGCTATACAATTTCCCGGTGGCCTTGGAAGGCGCACTGAAACTGAAGGAAATCAGCTACATCCATGCCGAAGGCTATCCAGCGGCCGAAATGAAGCATGGGCCGATCGCATTGGTTGACGAAGTCACTCCGAGCGTGTTTGTGGTTCCACACGGGACGATGTACCCCAAGGTGATGAGCAACCTCGAAGAGGTCAAAGCCCGCAAGGGACCGGTGATTGCCATTGCGTGCGAAGGGGACAAGGAAATCTCCGCAGCAGCGGACGACGTGATCTTCGTGCCGGATGTCGAAGAGTATCTGCAACCGATTGTCACCTCGATTCCGCTCCAATTACTGGCCTATCACATCGCAATCCTGCGAGGCTGCAATGTTGACCGCCCACGGAATCTGGCCAAGAGCGTGACGGTGGAGTAA
- a CDS encoding MBL fold metallo-hydrolase, which produces MLQRREYFPNVIEMNYQARQRLGCCVYLIFDQSEWMLIDIGYEDTVPEIVELIRQMDFPLANCKYLVLTHPDVDHAQGARKFCELVGDTQIVAHPGAVKPLADADRIRTFAEISAQGISLDIQPIQVDRQVDEGDILEVGDIKIEVWHTPGHTDSQLAFRWNDLLFSGDNIFRDGGVGAIDAHHGSDIPAFIKSLQRIKDSDAKWLLPSHGPAFRKDDATLQQAIDRLDAYQHLSDFGTCAIDWPLLDEWEEELIAGDKPQR; this is translated from the coding sequence ATGCTGCAGCGACGCGAATATTTTCCCAATGTCATCGAAATGAACTACCAGGCCCGCCAGCGGTTGGGGTGCTGTGTTTATTTGATTTTTGATCAGTCTGAGTGGATGTTGATCGATATCGGTTACGAAGACACCGTCCCCGAAATTGTCGAATTGATTCGCCAGATGGATTTTCCGTTGGCCAATTGCAAATATCTGGTGCTGACCCACCCCGATGTCGACCATGCTCAGGGCGCCCGCAAATTCTGCGAACTGGTCGGCGACACTCAAATTGTCGCGCATCCAGGGGCTGTGAAACCGTTGGCCGATGCGGACCGGATTCGCACGTTTGCCGAAATCTCCGCTCAGGGGATCTCACTCGATATCCAGCCGATCCAAGTTGATCGACAAGTCGATGAGGGGGATATCCTGGAAGTGGGAGACATCAAAATTGAGGTCTGGCACACGCCGGGACATACCGACAGCCAGTTGGCGTTCCGTTGGAACGACCTGCTGTTTTCCGGCGACAACATCTTTCGCGATGGGGGTGTCGGTGCCATCGACGCTCATCACGGTTCCGATATTCCGGCGTTTATCAAATCGCTACAGCGCATCAAGGACTCGGACGCGAAGTGGTTGCTCCCCAGTCACGGGCCGGCGTTTCGCAAGGATGACGCTACATTGCAACAGGCGATCGACCGCTTGGATGCCTATCAACACCTGTCCGATTTCGGCACGTGCGCCATCGATTGGCCGCTGCTGGACGAATGGGAAGAAGAGTTGATCGCCGGGGACAAACCACAGCGGTAG
- a CDS encoding general secretion pathway protein GspE produces MAIDVYKEWLGIPEDQRPPDHYQLLRLVQFEDNAEKVQANYRKLNAHVRKYATGQYMDESQALLNELAKAMLCLTDAERKRDYDEQLGREFDDDDEPGALPPIEKILLDQDVISSAQIEEARQMCDNLGIEMRDALVQLKAVKADAAARALATSLGRPFVDLADMIPDDGVLDRVPRSMVKKHSILPLFIDEDDDVLLVAGVNPITADVEDDLRLRFSLPVRDVIAAPLAINQAIAKYYAPGVREEAEEVVESPKAGEGGKKGKAKKAAKKKAAKQKEPTRGDQAREQKQLCIIAFCFSFVIANLLDGFVIDSSTYLDGLSIVGYLVIPALTAAICYLAFWPRS; encoded by the coding sequence GTGGCGATCGATGTCTATAAGGAATGGTTGGGGATCCCGGAAGATCAGCGTCCGCCCGACCATTATCAATTGCTGCGTCTTGTACAATTCGAAGACAATGCGGAAAAGGTGCAAGCCAACTACCGCAAACTCAACGCCCATGTCCGCAAATATGCGACCGGGCAATACATGGACGAATCGCAGGCGTTGCTCAACGAGTTGGCCAAGGCCATGCTCTGCCTGACCGATGCGGAACGGAAACGCGATTACGACGAGCAACTCGGCCGTGAATTCGATGATGACGATGAACCAGGCGCCTTGCCCCCCATCGAGAAAATTCTGTTGGATCAGGACGTCATCAGCTCTGCCCAGATCGAAGAAGCGCGTCAGATGTGCGACAACTTGGGCATCGAAATGCGGGATGCGTTGGTCCAACTCAAAGCGGTCAAAGCCGATGCGGCCGCCCGCGCGCTCGCTACTTCACTGGGGCGCCCCTTCGTGGATCTCGCCGACATGATTCCCGACGACGGCGTTCTGGATCGCGTCCCCCGCTCGATGGTCAAGAAACATTCGATCCTGCCATTGTTCATCGATGAAGATGACGATGTGTTGCTCGTTGCCGGTGTGAATCCAATCACAGCCGACGTCGAGGATGATTTGCGACTGCGGTTCAGCCTACCGGTCCGCGACGTGATCGCGGCGCCCCTGGCCATCAATCAAGCCATCGCCAAATACTATGCCCCCGGCGTCCGCGAGGAAGCCGAAGAAGTCGTGGAATCCCCCAAGGCGGGAGAGGGCGGGAAAAAAGGGAAGGCAAAAAAAGCTGCGAAAAAGAAGGCGGCAAAGCAAAAAGAACCAACGCGAGGCGATCAGGCGCGCGAACAAAAACAATTGTGCATCATTGCCTTTTGCTTCAGCTTCGTGATTGCCAATCTGCTTGACGGATTCGTCATCGATTCGTCTACCTATCTCGATGGCCTTTCCATCGTGGGTTATCTCGTAATCCCCGCTTTGACCGCTGCAATTTGTTATCTCGCCTTTTGGCCGCGATCGTGA
- the hemW gene encoding radical SAM family heme chaperone HemW: MSALSIGRLGIGRPSEKNSAAQAAARRKLPENRTFGQLRSAAIAELAGAVYFNAVGPALCHWYFPMNPVFAPPQAIYIHVPFCAHRCGYCDFTLVAGKDHLIDNYLRALEMELSRVEDSPEISTLFFGGGTPTHLPPADLKRLMEIVLSKYRLAAGCEFSVEANPAGLSEEKIAILADAGVNRVSLGIQSFDAEILSLLERDHRQEEIDQALQWLRRRIDNIALDLIFAVPGQSLALWESTLETAVAHHPQHLSTYGLTFEKGTAFWTRREKSQLTPASSELEREMYALALDKLPAAGYEHYEISNFAQPGFRCRHNEVYWTGQSYDAFGPGAARYLDGRRSINHRSVTTWLKRTLAGESPIGETEMLTPEDRARESIALGLRRRAGIDLAEFHVQTGYNLLDLAGDAVDSLTAQGWLERDERTIRLTHEGLFFADQVAGEFL; this comes from the coding sequence TTGTCTGCGTTGAGCATCGGCCGTCTTGGGATTGGTCGCCCGTCTGAAAAAAACTCCGCCGCACAAGCTGCGGCGCGGCGGAAACTACCAGAAAACCGCACTTTTGGTCAATTGCGGTCCGCCGCGATTGCCGAACTTGCCGGCGCCGTCTATTTTAACGCTGTTGGTCCAGCTCTTTGCCATTGGTATTTTCCCATGAACCCGGTTTTTGCCCCGCCACAAGCGATTTATATCCACGTGCCGTTTTGCGCGCATCGCTGTGGATATTGCGACTTCACGCTCGTCGCCGGCAAGGATCACCTGATCGACAACTATCTCCGCGCGCTGGAAATGGAGTTGTCCCGGGTTGAAGATTCTCCCGAGATCAGCACGCTGTTTTTCGGCGGCGGCACCCCGACGCACCTGCCCCCGGCAGATCTCAAGCGGCTAATGGAGATCGTGCTGAGCAAATATCGCTTGGCCGCTGGCTGCGAATTCAGCGTCGAAGCCAATCCGGCCGGTCTGAGCGAGGAAAAAATCGCCATCTTGGCCGACGCGGGTGTGAATCGCGTCAGTCTGGGAATTCAATCGTTTGATGCGGAGATCCTTTCGCTGCTGGAACGGGATCATCGACAGGAGGAAATCGACCAAGCGCTGCAGTGGCTTCGCCGTCGGATCGATAACATTGCCCTGGATTTGATCTTCGCAGTCCCCGGGCAATCGCTCGCACTTTGGGAGTCGACCCTCGAAACGGCTGTCGCCCATCACCCGCAGCATCTTTCGACGTATGGACTGACGTTTGAAAAAGGGACCGCCTTTTGGACCCGCCGTGAAAAATCGCAACTCACGCCGGCCAGCTCGGAACTGGAACGGGAGATGTACGCCCTGGCCCTCGATAAACTCCCCGCCGCTGGTTACGAGCACTATGAAATCTCCAATTTCGCTCAGCCCGGTTTTCGCTGCCGGCACAACGAAGTCTATTGGACTGGACAGTCCTACGACGCCTTCGGACCGGGAGCAGCCCGCTATCTCGACGGCCGTCGCTCGATCAATCACCGCAGCGTCACCACCTGGTTAAAGCGGACGTTGGCCGGCGAATCCCCGATCGGAGAGACGGAAATGCTCACTCCCGAAGACCGGGCCCGGGAGTCCATCGCCCTCGGCCTACGCCGCCGCGCGGGGATCGATTTGGCTGAATTCCACGTGCAGACCGGCTACAACCTACTCGATTTGGCCGGTGACGCCGTTGACAGTCTCACGGCCCAAGGTTGGCTGGAGCGTGATGAGCGGACGATTCGGCTGACGCACGAAGGCTTGTTTTTCGCCGATCAGGTGGCGGGGGAGTTTTTGTGA
- a CDS encoding DUF2752 domain-containing protein has product MNEFQESSSSQQLPDDHRNTADPAESSQSALAATTGNEYLTRSSQSLIKTPLSSGHPIGTGIRVLLVLWSLFLCAGFALAASMRPDPRGFGTHQSLGFPPCTFQVLFDIPCPSCGMTTSFSHFIRGQIAASARANIAGLLLAITCLIQIPWCWISALKGRLWRVHQPTNFTLIVVGGISLVAVVNWCRQIF; this is encoded by the coding sequence GTGAACGAATTTCAAGAGAGCTCGAGCAGTCAGCAGTTGCCGGATGATCACCGGAATACGGCCGATCCTGCGGAGAGCTCGCAAAGCGCTCTTGCAGCGACGACCGGAAACGAGTATTTAACCCGCTCCTCTCAATCACTTATCAAAACACCCCTCTCCAGCGGACATCCTATCGGCACCGGCATACGCGTTTTGCTGGTTCTGTGGAGTCTGTTTCTGTGTGCGGGATTTGCCTTGGCTGCCAGCATGCGTCCCGATCCGCGAGGTTTCGGCACGCATCAAAGCCTCGGTTTTCCACCTTGTACGTTTCAAGTCTTGTTCGACATCCCTTGTCCTAGTTGCGGAATGACCACGAGTTTCTCCCATTTTATACGCGGGCAAATTGCCGCGTCGGCTCGGGCGAATATCGCTGGATTGTTACTGGCAATCACCTGTTTGATACAAATCCCCTGGTGCTGGATCAGCGCTCTCAAAGGGCGACTGTGGCGGGTTCACCAACCCACAAATTTCACACTGATTGTGGTCGGCGGCATTTCCTTAGTCGCCGTCGTCAATTGGTGTCGGCAAATTTTTTAG